GTAGGCCCGCTTCGTCTGTTTTTCCTGCTCGTCGTCCTTCTCGTCGGCCCTGACCGCTTCGACGACCTCCTCGGCCCACGGGTTGAGCGCCGCGATACGAGTCGAACCGCAGAACGGACACTCCGGCTGGTCGGGGACCCGCCTCACTTCCTGGGTGCGGTCCCACTCCTGACAGTGGAGACAGAACAGCAGCATTCGGTCCTCCTGGATCCGCTCCCGGACCGTGTCGATCACGCTCGCGTCGGCGTTCTCGGGTGCGAGCAGCTCCCGACCCGACGACCGACCGTCGATTCCAACGGGGGTGTGCTCGGTGTGGAGGACGACCTCGACCTCCCCGTCCCGGATCCCCGAGAGCACCTCGCCGGTTGGCTCGATCGCGAGGTCCTCGTGGAAGATCTCGCGGACGGCCTCGTCGTAGACGGGCGTGTCATCGAGCGCCGCGAGGAGGCGGTCCCGGCCGAATTTTCTATTTCCGCGCCAGGACTGGAGCGCGCCGAACGTCGCCGCGACCTGGGCGAGCTTGAACTTCAGGGCGTCCGAGTTCTTGAGGCTGAGTTCGATGATCCCCGCGACGTGCTCCGGTTCGGTCCCGCGGAGCACGCCCTCGATATCCGGGCCCGAGACCCCGCGCGGGACGTCGAGTTCGATCCGGTAGGGGTCGATCTCCAGTCCCACCGACGAGCCCGTCTGTTGGCCCAACAACGCCGAGAGCACTCGACCGAGGGTCTGATTCGTGGTGTGGCCGAAACAGGCGTTCACCACGACCGAGCGGGGCTCGTACTCGACCACCACCCGCTCGTCGGTCGGCATCGGGCTCCCAGACTCGACCTGCTTTTCGAGCGGGTCGAGCGCCTCGCCCGCGGTGTACTCGTCGGTGGGATACCGGTCGGCGAGGTCGGCCGCCACTGCCGACCGGGATTCGCCGGACTCGAACGCCTCGCCGACCCAGCCGCGGACCTCACCGACCTCGCCCGCGACGGGTTTCGGCACCGGGATCTCGCTGCCGGTCCAGGAGGGGACCTCTCCCGTCGGGTCCTCGATCGGGCTGACCTTCACCTCGCTCTCCTCGTCGTCGACCTCCGCGATCCGCCACATCTCCCCCCGTTGGATGAACGTCTCGCCCGGGCCCGCGAAGTTGACCACGAACCGCTCGTCGAGCGTGCCGATGGCCCGCCCGGAGGCCACGTCCGAGACGGTGTAGGTCTCCTCGTCGGGGATCATCGAGAGATTGGCGTAAAAGTACTGCCACGTTCCGCCGGATTTCTCCAGCCTGTCGAGCTCCTCGTCGAGCCAGAGGATCCGGTTGTCCGAGAGTTCGCGCACGACGTCCCGGAAGTCGTCCGCCGTGAGGTCGCGGAACGGGTAGGCCCGCGTGACGAGGTCGTAGGTCTTCCTGGCGCTGATCTCGCCGAAATCCATCACCGCTCCCGCGATCTGGTTCGCCACCGTATCGAGGCTCCCGTGGTGGATCTCGGCGGGTTCGACCAGCCCCTCGTGGGCCCGCCGACAGATCGCGAGGGCTTCGAGCGTGTCGTCGGGCCGTGTCGTGAGCACGGTCCCGGAGGAGAGCTTGTCGGAGCGGTGCCCCGCCCGCCCGACCCGCTGGAGGAGGCGGGCGACCTCGCGTGGGCTCTGGTACTGGATCACGTGGTCGACCCGGCCCACGTCGATACCGAGTTCCATCGAGGAGGTACAGAGCAATCCATCCAACTCCCCAGCCTTGAACGCGTCCTCGACCTCGATCCGGGCCTCCTTCGAGAGCGAGCCGTGGTGGACACCGATAGGGAGGTCGAGCGCGTTACATCGTGACCCGAGCGCTTCCGCGGTCTGTCGGGTGTTGACGAAGACCAGGGTCGACTCGTTCTCGGTCACCAGATCCCGGATCGCCCGAACGTGGCTCGCGAGGTCGGGGTCGCTCGCGAGTTTCCCCGCGAGGGTTTCGTCCTCGTCGGTGATCCGGGGTTCGCGAACCCGGACATCGAGCCGGCTGCCGACGTCGACCTCCATGATCTCGCATCCCCGACCCCCGGTGAGGAACTTCCCGACCTCGCCGGGGTCGCCGACGGTCGCCGAGAGGCCGATCCGCTGGAACGGCCCCGACAGCTCGTGGAGGCGTTCGAGCCCGATCGTGAGCTGGGCTCCGCGTTTCGACGCCGCGAGCTCGTGAACCTCGTCGATCACGACGTGCGAGACGTCCGACAGGGCTTTCCGGAGCTTCTCGCCCGTCAGCATCGCCTGGAGGGTTTCGGGGGTCGTCACCAGCACGTCGGGCGGGTCGTTCGCCTGCTGCTGGCGGTGGTACTGCGTGGTGTCGCCGTGTCGGACGTCGATGTCGAGCCCCAACTGCTCTCCCCACCAGTCGAGCCGGTCGCGCATGTCGCGGTTGAGCGCGCGGAGCGGGGTGATGTAGAGCGCGCCGATCCCGAAGCGCTCCTCGCCGGCGAGCGCGTCGAACACCGGCAACATTGCGGTCTCGGTCTTCCCGGTCCCGGTGGGCGCGATCACCAGCCCGTCCTTCCCGTCGGCGAGCGGCGGGATGGCGGCTCGCTGTGGCTCCGTCGGGGTCTCGAACCCCCGTTCGGAGAGCGCCGTCCGGACCTGTGTCCCGAGGTGTGTGAAGGCCGCAGAACCGCCGGCGGCCTCGCTCTCTGCCATTGGATCCCCTACGACCGCGACCCGATTAAGACCACCGCCTCAGACCTCTCGGTAGGCCCCGAGCCGCGTGCCGTCGAGCAGATACGCCTCGCCCTCGGCGAGCCCGTCGGGCAGGAACGGCGCGAGGAACTCCTGCTGCTCGACGTTGACCCACGTCCCGCCGGAGAGGTCGTTGAACGCCGGGAACACCACCAGCTCGCCCGTGATGTCGAGGGCTTCGTCGTAGTGTTCTCTGAAGGGATCGGGATCGAGCGGCCCGCGGAGCCACACCCGCTCGGCTCGCGTCCCGCCGACGTCGTCTTCGAGTCGTACTGCGGGATGGTCGTGGCCGACACACACCACGTCGGCTTCGAGCACTCTCCTCGCGGGCCAGGTGTGGCCGTGTGCGAACCCCACGTCCCCGACCCGGACCCCGCCCGTCGACGTCACCGCGATCTCGCCGTCGATCCCATCGGTCACCGACTCGATCGCGCCGTCGTGGTTGCCCTTGACGACCGTGACGGCCACGCGCTCGACGAGCGCCTCGAAGAGGGCTTCGAGTTCGTCGCGTTCCGGACCCCGCGAATCCCCGATGGCGTGGGCGAGGTCGCCGAGGACGGCCACACGTTCGACGGCGGTGGACTCGACCAGCGAGAGGAGGTGCTCGCGCCGCTCGGTCGCCCGGCTCGGGAGCGAGACGCCGTCCCACCGAAGCGCGGCTTCGAGCCCCGCGTGGTAGTCGGCCACGCAGAGGACGCGCTCGCCGCCGGCGCGGACGACCGCCGCCGGTTCGCCGGGCACCGGCTCGATTTGACTGGGGCGTTCGTCGGCCCGCCCCATCAGATGGGTTTGAGGGTGTCGTCGTCGGGCTCGTAACACTCGCCGCTCATCAGCGCGCTCTGGATCCCGTCGTCGGCCTCGGCGGCCGTGAGACCGTACTCCTCGACCACCCGGTCGACGACCGCCTCGCGGTCCGCCCCGCTGCCGTCGTCGAGTTCCTGCATCACCGCCACCACGGCCTCCTCGGGGTCGGCCGTCTCTGCCGGCTCGTCCATCCCTCCATCGTCGTCGGTCGGTTCGGTATCGGCGGGCTCGTCACCGGCCGGTCCGTCGTCGAGCACCTCGTCCTCGCTCGACTCGTCGGCTGCGGCGGGTTCCTCGGTCGCGGCGTCCACAGCCGAGTCGGCGGGGTCGGTGGAATCGGCCTCGACCCCCGGATCGCCCTCGTCCGCCGGCTCCGTCCCCGCAGCGACCGCCGATTCGTCGTCGTCGTCGCCTCCGTCTTCGCGGTCGGCGGCGGATGCCTCGTCGGCCGACTCCGCCGTCTCGGGCGTCGGGGTCTCGATGTCCGCCTCCCCCGGCCCGCCGACGTCGGCGGCGGTCTCGAACTCGGTGCCGAACTCGTTCTCGACCTGCTCGCGAACCTCGTCGTCGAGTTCGAACTCCTCGGGGTTGTCGAGGTCCGCCTCGACCGTGGATCCGTCGGACGCGTCGGTATCCGCATCGGTCCCATCGACGTCGACGGGATCGACCGAATCGTCTCCTCCGTCGTCCGGTGTCGACCCCTCGAACGCGGGCTCGCGCCCCGAATCGTCCGTCCCGGCACTCGGTTCCGCTCCGGTGACGGCTTCCCCGTCGGAGTCGGTCTCGACTTCCGACGGCGAATCGTCGGCCGGTTCGGCGTCGGGTTCCGATTCAACGTCGATGGCCGGCTCGCCATCGTCGGCCGTCGTCGCCGCGTCGTCGGTTCCAACGTTGGACTCCGTATCGGTCTCGCTACCCGTCGTCACTTCGCCCTCGACGGCTTCCACGTCCGGCTCCGTACCGTCCTCGCTGGTCGTCGCCGCGTCGTCGGCCTCCACACCGGATCCCGAATCGTCCTCGATGGCTGTCGTCGCCGTCGACGAATCGACGGAGTCGGTCCCGTCGGTGGAATCGGTCACGCCGGCGGAATCGGTTTCGCCAGTGGAATCGACCCCCTCGGCGGTAGCCGACTCGTCGGTCCCCGTCGACGTCGTTCGCTCGGTCGATCCCTCGACACTACCCGTTCCGGGCGGGACGTCCAGCGGCGCGACCTCCTCGCGTTCGCCGGCGACGACGCCCGCCGCGTCGAGCGCCATCGTCTCGACGGCGTCGAGATACTCGGCCGTCGTCCCGTAGTGGGCGATCGCCCGCGGGACCCCGGCCGCGAGCCCGATCTCGGTCCCTTCGTCTTCGAGCGCCGTCCGGAGGTCGTCGTCGCGCTCGGCGCGCGAGAGCGCCTCGCGCATCGTCGCGACGCGTTCGGTCGTTCGTTCGGCGGTGTCGACGACGAACCGGTCTCGAGTACTGGCGTCGACCTCGCTGAGCGTCTCGGGCCGCACGGAGGTGAACACCCGGTCGGAGTCCTCCGGCTGGAAGGTTCGGGCCTTGCCCGTGACGGCCACGAACGCCGGTGGGCTCGCGCTTTCGAGGAAGGAGAGCGCCTCGGGCTGGTACTGGCCGGCGTAGACCACGAACGCCCCGGTCGGGTCGACCACCCGCGCGCGGAGCTGTGAGTCGTTGACGGCCTCGATCTCGGTGAGGACGCCGACGGCGAACAGCCGGTTGACCCGCGCGCCGGTCGGCGTCACCACGTAGTTGGGCGCGCGCTCCTCGTCGCTCTCGGCGTACGAGAGGCTCGCGTCGTCGAACTCCGCCGCGAACAGCCGGTAGGCGGTCTCGCGCTCTGGTCGAGGGGTAGTGCTCATTCGCCCACCCGCCCGGCCGCCGCGGCGTCACCCGTTTCACCGACACCGCCGTCGAGCAGCCCGTGGGCACGGGCGACCGGGTCGTCCTCGCTCGGGCCGAACTCGGTCGCGTCGAGGTTCGCGCCGTAGTCGTCGATCGAGAGCGTTCCCCGCACGCGGAACGTCCGTCCCACCACCGACTCGCGGATCGAATCGGCCACGACCTCCTGGTCCATCGCCTCGCGCGCGGCCTCGCGGGCGTCGTCGATGTCGCCGCCGTAGACCTCGGCCGTGAGGTCGGTGCCGAGCACCGCCGTCACTGAGGCCGTCCCGTCGTCGACGATCGCTTTCACCCTGAGATCGTCCTCGGCGT
This window of the Halococcus hamelinensis 100A6 genome carries:
- a CDS encoding DEAD/DEAH box helicase — its product is MAESEAAGGSAAFTHLGTQVRTALSERGFETPTEPQRAAIPPLADGKDGLVIAPTGTGKTETAMLPVFDALAGEERFGIGALYITPLRALNRDMRDRLDWWGEQLGLDIDVRHGDTTQYHRQQQANDPPDVLVTTPETLQAMLTGEKLRKALSDVSHVVIDEVHELAASKRGAQLTIGLERLHELSGPFQRIGLSATVGDPGEVGKFLTGGRGCEIMEVDVGSRLDVRVREPRITDEDETLAGKLASDPDLASHVRAIRDLVTENESTLVFVNTRQTAEALGSRCNALDLPIGVHHGSLSKEARIEVEDAFKAGELDGLLCTSSMELGIDVGRVDHVIQYQSPREVARLLQRVGRAGHRSDKLSSGTVLTTRPDDTLEALAICRRAHEGLVEPAEIHHGSLDTVANQIAGAVMDFGEISARKTYDLVTRAYPFRDLTADDFRDVVRELSDNRILWLDEELDRLEKSGGTWQYFYANLSMIPDEETYTVSDVASGRAIGTLDERFVVNFAGPGETFIQRGEMWRIAEVDDEESEVKVSPIEDPTGEVPSWTGSEIPVPKPVAGEVGEVRGWVGEAFESGESRSAVAADLADRYPTDEYTAGEALDPLEKQVESGSPMPTDERVVVEYEPRSVVVNACFGHTTNQTLGRVLSALLGQQTGSSVGLEIDPYRIELDVPRGVSGPDIEGVLRGTEPEHVAGIIELSLKNSDALKFKLAQVAATFGALQSWRGNRKFGRDRLLAALDDTPVYDEAVREIFHEDLAIEPTGEVLSGIRDGEVEVVLHTEHTPVGIDGRSSGRELLAPENADASVIDTVRERIQEDRMLLFCLHCQEWDRTQEVRRVPDQPECPFCGSTRIAALNPWAEEVVEAVRADEKDDEQEKQTKRAYQAATLVQSHGKQAVIALAARGVGPHNAARIIAKLREDEDDFYRDILSQERQYARTQSFWD
- a CDS encoding metallophosphoesterase, whose translation is MGRADERPSQIEPVPGEPAAVVRAGGERVLCVADYHAGLEAALRWDGVSLPSRATERREHLLSLVESTAVERVAVLGDLAHAIGDSRGPERDELEALFEALVERVAVTVVKGNHDGAIESVTDGIDGEIAVTSTGGVRVGDVGFAHGHTWPARRVLEADVVCVGHDHPAVRLEDDVGGTRAERVWLRGPLDPDPFREHYDEALDITGELVVFPAFNDLSGGTWVNVEQQEFLAPFLPDGLAEGEAYLLDGTRLGAYREV